In Acidobacteriota bacterium, the genomic stretch GCATCCTCGAGAGGGTCTCGTTCTCGTTTCGGGCCACCGTCGGCGAGGAGTCTCGCCCCCGGCGCGACGTCGTCATGCCCCCTCCTCCGGGTGAGGAGGCGATGCCTCCTGCGCCGGCTCTACCGTCTCTTTTCGGGAGCCCTTCGGGACGGCCGCCTGAGTGCTGGCAGCAGAGGCTCCACCAAGGTCGTCGGCACTCGCCACGAAACGCTCAGCGAGGCTCGGAGAGAGCAGGTCCCGGCTCCGCAACTGCTCCACGGTTTCGGTCAGGCAAGAGCGGTACAGCGCTCCGTCCAGCTTCGCATCGCAGGGAATCTCGGGAAAGACGATGCGCTCGCCAGCTCGCACTCCATGGAGGCGATTGACGATTCCGCCGGGCCACATCACCTCGACCGTGGCGGTCGCCGCCCGGCCCAAGCCAAAGAGTTGCTCCGGAGCATTCTGGGAGGCGAAGCTCGAACCACCGGTCACCGGACGCAAGGAGGTCCGGCCCCCTTGCGGAGTCACCCGAATGACGGCACCGACGCCATCGCGATTGACCCGACCCGCCGGCAATACGCCAACCATGCCCAGCAGCCGCACTTCGACCCAGTGGTTGTCGTTGCCGTTGTTGATCTCGACCGCCAGACGCCCGTCCGGGAAGTCGAGGCCATTCCAGGTGAAGGCACTCCGTCCCTCCGGCGCAAAGGCCTCGACGAACCAAGCGCTGGCGTCGAAGGGACTGTCGTAGTCGACCGGATAGGGCTGAAGGGGAACGTCATCCGGAATTCGGAAGGAGGAGGCGGTCACCAGATCGGGAAAGCCGTCCCGGTTGAGATCACCGGTGGCGCCCCCATGGACGTTGCGCCGGGTGTGGTCGACGGCGAGAGCCTCGAGATCGGCCTCGAAGTCGGCCGAGCAACCCGGGTTGAGGAGGACGGCTCCGGGATTGTCGGCGGTGATGGTGTGCATGGCGCCGTCCAGGCCACCGAAGAAGACCACGTCCGCATCGCCGTCGTTGTCGAGGTCCGGCGCCATCACCGACCAGCCGAAGGGCGTTGCCCGGAGTCCCCCGGGACCGGCGTCTTCGAAGGCACCGCGAGGGGTGCCGAAGAAAGCCCGCGAGGAGAGCTGCCCGCGGATGAAGGGCATGCCGATGGCCGAGAAGGCATAGTCGCCCATATTGGTGGCGAAGAAGTCCATGTGGCCGTCGCAGTTGAAGTCGGCGAAGGCGAAGCCCATCCAGGAAGTGCCCGGCAGGTCCGTGCCGACTCGATCGGTGACCGCAGTGAACTGACCAGTGCCATCGTTGTTGAGGACCTGGATCAATCCACGGCTCGCTTTTTCGGGCGGAATGCCACCCTGGTCGTCGGCCTGCAGCAGGTCGAGATCGCCGTCCTGGTCGTAGTCCACCAGGGCCAAAGCCCAGGTGACGGTGGCGGCACCGTCCTGCGGCGGCTGGAAGCCATTGAGGTCCAAAATGCCGGAGCTCGCGCTGACATCCCGGAACCGCAATCCGCCCTGATTCAGGAAGAGCTGATTCGGGTGATTGTGGTCCCAGGGCTCCTCCAGGGTGGCGACCCGGCGGCTCCAGTCGTAGGAGTTGGCGATCGCCAGATCGAGCAGGCCATCGCCGTCCACATCGCCCACCGAGCAGTCCGTGTGGCCGAAGTCACTTTCGCCCACGCCACTCTCGGCGGTGGCGTCCCGAAAGGTGCCGTCGCCGAGATTCTCGAACAACCGGTTGGGCTCCGAACGCCCGAGCACGACCAGGTCCGGGTCGCCATCGTTCTCCAGATCTCCGAAGCAGACGCCGGTGGAATCCTGCTCGATGGCGGCAACCCCCGCCGCCACGGCGACGTCTTCGAAGCGCAGCGTTCCGGTCTCTTCGAGTCGACTGGCGTAGAGACTGTTGGCGGCGCCGGGACCGTTGGTCACGTAGAGGTCGAGGTCGCCGTCACCGTCGAAGTCGAGCACCGCCACTCCCGGCGAGCCACGGGGCTTCTCCGGCGTGTCGACGATCAGCGGCATGGTGTAGCGCGGCTCGGTCTTGATCTGCTCGTAGGCCGCATTGGTCACCGACGGCACGCGCCTGTAGTCGATCCCGGAAGCTTCGTTCGCGGTCAAATCGAGGAACGTGACACCGGCCCCGTCGTCAGCGTCAGCCGGCAGATCCGCACCGGTCGTCGTCCGAGAAGGGCATCCGGTCGAGGCCAAGCCGACGAGGGCCGCGAGCAGAATCGTGGCGGTAGGGTGGAGCATGGGTCATCTCCCTTGGGCTGCGCTTGATGAATAGATTCATTCGAATCTTACTATATTTAGAGCACAGGCAATCCCGAGGCGAGGGCGCTCTTCGGGTCGAAACGACCGCGATCCTCGATGGATCCGAGAAAAATAGTCGGCCGTCAGGCCGGAGGCCGCGAGTCCACCTGGTGCCAAAGGGCCTGCACCAGCCCCCAGCCCACCAGGCCACCGAGCAGGGGCCGCCAGGGCTGTTCGGACAGCAGGTCGGTGACCGAGATCGACCAGAAGGCCGGGACCGGCTCGACAGCGGCACAGAACTGCACCGCGAAGCCGGCGATGAAAAGCAGTTTGAGGGCCACAGCGAAGAATCCTCCGCGCTTCAAGGCCTGCTCCGAAAATCCGGTCAGCGGCACCGTCAGGGCGGCCAGTCCCGGCACGATCAAGCGCGGCCCGAAGCCGCTGCCACCGCGCCAGTCGACCCACCAGGCACTGACCAGGAAGTAGGCCAAGAACGCGCCGCCAGCCCACAAGGACTCCGGCGAGCGGCCGCGGCGCGAGGCGACGACCGCCACCAGGGCGCCGACCACCAGCAGCGGCGCGAACCAAAGGGCTCCCCGCTCGGCATCGACTAGCAGACCCTGCACTCCCGCCGCCAGGGAGCCCAACCGATAGGGTTGAAAAGTGGCGAACGGCTCACCCACCAGCAGCAGGTTCTTGAGCCCGAAGAACACCGCGAAGGCGAGCGGCCCCAAGGCCAGGCGAGCCGCCGCCCGCGGACCGCGCCGCCAGACGGTGACCCCGATCACGGCCACCACCAACAGAAGACCGGTCTCTTTCATCGCCAGGGTCACCGCGAGCAGCACGGCGGCCAGCCAATAGCTCCTCGCCACCGTCGCGGCCACCGCCAGGGCGGCGAAGGCCCAGGTGTAGGGCTCGGTGAAGAAGGTGCGGCTGTAGAACCACAGCGGCGACGAGAAGTAGCCACCGAAGACCGCGATGGCCGCCAACCGCGCATCGTCGGTCCAGCGCCACAGGGTGCGATAGGCGACGACGAGAGCCACCCAGGTCAGGGTCAGGGTCAGCATGCCCAGCAGGATGTCGGGCGCGGCTCCGGGAGAGAGGAGCTGCTGGCCCCACAGCAGCGGCGCGGCCAGCAAGGGTAGCCCGACAGGGTGGCTGAAGACGACGCGATCCTCGACTTCGAGGAGGTGACGGTCGAGCTCTTGTCCGGCCCGTTTCTTACCCGCCCAGCGGGCCCCCGCGGCCACTTCATCGTAGTCGTCCCGCAGGTCGAAGTCGCCATCGACGGCGAGGGAGTGGGCCATCAAGGCGTAGTGCGGCTCGTCTCCTCCGATCAGCGCCGGCCGCACCGCGAAGGGCAGCACATGGAGGAGGAGCAGAACGACGAACAGTCCGCGGGGAAGGGCAAGCCGCTGCGGAGTCATGGCGTCGGAGCCTATCGCGCTCCGACGCCTCAAAATTGCTCCTGCCGAGATCCTCCTACAGGTGCTTCCAGAAGACGACCTTGTCGCCGCCGGCTTCGTAGAAGTCACGGATTCGCGCCTCCTCGACGTAGCCGTTGCGGCGATAGAAGGCCCGGGTGCGGGCGAGCTCCGGCGTGCCCATGGTCTCGACCAACAAGACGCGCGCTTGGCGCTGGCGCAGCCGGTCCTCGAGATAGGCCAGCATCGCGGCGCCGATCCCACCGCTCTGGCGCTGCGGCGAGACGCCGATCGCCAACAGGTTCCAAGTTCCGGAGGTCATGCGCTCGGGTTCACAAAAGCCAAAGCCGGCCACTTCACGGGCCAGCTCGGTGACGAACCAGAGGTCCGCCTTCGAGCCCTCCAGGTAACCGGCCATCATCGGCTCGAGCATCTCCGAGGGGAACAGCTCGGTGGCCTCGGCGATGATCTTGATCTGCGGAATGTCCTGCGCATCCGCCGGGCGGATGAGTCGCTCTGTCATGGGGTTCCATCCTCTCTTCCTGCCGCGGCGACAGGCCGCACGAATCCTGGGCCGGTCGACGACAGGCAGTCTTCCTGATCCAACGATGAGGTCCGAGGGTCGCGCCTCGCGGAGGGTGTTCCGCATCGCGACGCCTCTCGAGCACCGGGTCGGGGTCTAGGGATGGGTTCCAATCGTCTGCAAAAAGCCTCCAAGCATCTGGAAAGGAGGGAAGGCGGTTCTTCAGACCCTATCAAGCGGGCTCCAGGGACGCCCAGGCTCCAGGGTGGATGCCGCGAGGAGCACAGCCCCGGCCCCGCATGCAGGTGAGTCGCCGAGCGACATTCCTGCGCTAGGTGCCAGTAACGCCCCGCGGTTCCGAGCCCATCACGGACAACTCGCCATTTCGGCTCATCAGCACCACGGATCTGCATTCGAAAGGAAACGGTCGTGCCTCGCAAGCTCCACTCCATACCCTGCGCTGTCCTCCGCCTCGTGACCTTCCTGGGGCTCGCCTTGCTGCCGGCCACGGGCTGGGGCCAGGAGACCTTCTGGGTCGCCCCGAACGGCGACGACGACAACCCCGGCACTTCCGCCCTTCCGCTGCGCACCTTCGGGGGCGCCGTCGAGCGAGTGCGAGGCGTGCTCGACGGCAGCGGAAACGTGGTGGTGAACTTCCGCAGCGGTCGCTATGTCTTCGACCAAAC encodes the following:
- a CDS encoding CRTAC1 family protein — encoded protein: MLHPTATILLAALVGLASTGCPSRTTTGADLPADADDGAGVTFLDLTANEASGIDYRRVPSVTNAAYEQIKTEPRYTMPLIVDTPEKPRGSPGVAVLDFDGDGDLDLYVTNGPGAANSLYASRLEETGTLRFEDVAVAAGVAAIEQDSTGVCFGDLENDGDPDLVVLGRSEPNRLFENLGDGTFRDATAESGVGESDFGHTDCSVGDVDGDGLLDLAIANSYDWSRRVATLEEPWDHNHPNQLFLNQGGLRFRDVSASSGILDLNGFQPPQDGAATVTWALALVDYDQDGDLDLLQADDQGGIPPEKASRGLIQVLNNDGTGQFTAVTDRVGTDLPGTSWMGFAFADFNCDGHMDFFATNMGDYAFSAIGMPFIRGQLSSRAFFGTPRGAFEDAGPGGLRATPFGWSVMAPDLDNDGDADVVFFGGLDGAMHTITADNPGAVLLNPGCSADFEADLEALAVDHTRRNVHGGATGDLNRDGFPDLVTASSFRIPDDVPLQPYPVDYDSPFDASAWFVEAFAPEGRSAFTWNGLDFPDGRLAVEINNGNDNHWVEVRLLGMVGVLPAGRVNRDGVGAVIRVTPQGGRTSLRPVTGGSSFASQNAPEQLFGLGRAATATVEVMWPGGIVNRLHGVRAGERIVFPEIPCDAKLDGALYRSCLTETVEQLRSRDLLSPSLAERFVASADDLGGASAASTQAAVPKGSRKETVEPAQEASPPHPEEGA
- a CDS encoding N-acetyltransferase; the protein is MTERLIRPADAQDIPQIKIIAEATELFPSEMLEPMMAGYLEGSKADLWFVTELAREVAGFGFCEPERMTSGTWNLLAIGVSPQRQSGGIGAAMLAYLEDRLRQRQARVLLVETMGTPELARTRAFYRRNGYVEEARIRDFYEAGGDKVVFWKHL